Genomic segment of Hydra vulgaris chromosome 11, alternate assembly HydraT2T_AEP:
AATAACTTGCCGGACATTGTAATCTGATTTCGATACTTTTATCTAGGTGATCCCCATAGTGTGGACTATCATTCCAACAAAGAGTTTTCCCGGGTCAGGAAGGTAAGATTAAAACCTGTTTACAAAACTGTGCATTATTCGAATAGGCGTACGAATACTAAACCTGcaacagaaatattttatttaacgcgaaaaaactatataaatttaatttacaaatatataagtTTACGTGACGCTGTGAATTTACGATGtcgaaaatcaaataaaaagtgTATTCAAAATCCGTCTgcaagagattttttttttgtaaaatattatgttttactacgatatatattaacttacttaaataaagataaaataaaggtGCAgtggagtgtacatacattcactaatttaaatataataattcgTCAGCTATGAGGATGGACTACTTTTTATTAgtctcaaaaataaaacattaattgaaataaaatgtgcTATTCCACAGGGTTCTATACTTGGTTTACtactttttttagtatatattaatgatttaaaaaaagcttttgatctTATAAGCATcatgtttgctgacgataccaatttatttttataagacaaagacataaacaaaattttaataaatatgagTAGGAAACAGATACAAACTTCAACTTGGTTCAAATACAATAAGCTAAccttaaatatttacaaaacaaaatggttTCTTTTCCGTTTCTCAACAAAATAACGTCTTTTATGAAAAGATTTGCCTAAACTTTTTATCGATAGAGTAGAAATCAAAGAAAATTGCTTTATTAGTTCCTTGGtatttatcttgatgaaaatcTGTCCTGGAAAACTCATACtgattatatatcaacaaaagttgcaaaaaaattggaatcctttataaaactagaaattacttaaataaaaataatttattcatagctatataaactatgccAATATTGACTGGGAAAGTACAGGTACAAGGAAGTTACAACGTCTTTATCAACACCAGAAAGATGATATACGcgtaatatatttttcaattcgtttttcaaatacaaaacccTTATTCAAAGATAtgaatcttctttttttaatttcaaatttaaatttaaacttttaaagcgATTTAAActaaagtattaataaaaaaactaaaactgcttaaaataattttcattctCAAAATAAAGTTATGACAACATCCCAATATATTGAATAAACTTTGAAaagtccttttttttaaattaaaagactgCTTGCCCGAGCCAAAATCATCTTTGATGTATCCACACTTCACTGCACTTATCCCCAGATAGTcagtctatatatatacacaagaCTGCGCcgatcactttttttttaaatttatattttgccgttttaaaatattacaataaccagatatattttacaatttctaCATTAGTAATGACAGGACTTCGAAAAGATCACGAGGATCTTGTCATaaagccctttacaatatatggctaatttttgataaaaatacaatgtctgtagtgaaataatacaacacttttatgcaaaaatatttaaaaacgaagacaaaatgttaaaaagccaaggtaaaatgttaaaccaaataatatacagaacaaaaaaaacaaaaaaaaaaataaagattaaaaatatatcaagatgttttcaattaaaaatgtaatttttttaagtttctgttaGGATGAAGCAAAAGTCAGTTTGgtacaaaaatcaaaatttggtaagactATTTATCACTAATTAGTCATTCGACGAATGTACACTCCACTCCGGtagattacttttaaaattataaaaaatctgttttttaaattttcaataaattgaaagatttttctctttttatattaaacgtGCGAGTAGACTATAGCTAAATATAGTCTATTCGTACGTAAAAAAACTTGCGAATAAAAACTCCGTTTAAAAAGTCATAGTTGAAATTTCAACTATAACTTTTTGCAAGAAAAGTTCAACTTCGAAACATTTATCAAATCAAGCAATACGACAATGAAAGTTAATTCAAACAAAAGTGAGGTGCAAAATGGTTTCAATAGTCCACAAAATAATCGATGTGTTAGCATTGATAAAATTAGCGTGAATGCAATTAAAGCAGCCTTCAATGCGATTCAGCCTTCAATGACGATTTATCAAATGTACGAAAAATGCAGGGTAAAATATCTTCTGACAATAttgagttaaaattaaaaagcgtTGATATTGAAGACCGTAACAGAAGAAACAATTTAAGAATTGACGGGGTCGTtgaaaataatgaagaaaaGAATTGggaaatcacaaaaaaaaaggtaaagcaactatttaaagataatcttggtattgaaaaagatattataattGATCGGGCTCATCGAGTGGGAGTAGCTAATGATAAACGAGAGCGAACAATTGTCTTGAAGCTCCGGGATTACGAggacaaaaaaacaattttggaaagagcaacaaaattaaaaggaacTAATATCTTTCTAAACGAAGATTTTAGTTTTACCACGCGAAAAATTCGAAAGGAACTTTTTGATCAGGCGAAGATACATCGTCAAAATGGCTATTTTGCAAAAGTTGTTTACAACAAACTGATTGTTCACGAATTTCGAGAAAACACCCGCAACACAGATGTTATTCCGACATGCGTAAACGAGTAAGCGTTTTGAGTAAtttcgtttttaattatattaaatatttttaaattatacatttttaaaaaatggcagcGCTTTTTCCACAGAAATTAgattttcacaatttaaatttagacttttttgaggacaactttataaataaccTATCAGAAgaaaatataagtatttttcaagaaactcaAAGGAACTTAATTAACACACCGTATATTGATCCTTTTGAATTTAAAGTAATAGCAGATGATGGCTCATTTTCTGTATTACACATAAACATTAGAAGCATGcagcaaaattttgataaacttaaagaatttttaaatattttaaactacacGTTCGACATCATATCTATTTCAGAGACTTGGCATGATACAGAAAGTTCTCttgaattaaattctaattatatattaccattttataaactaataagTCAATCAAGAGGAAATGGGAAAAAAGGAGGAGGATTAGGAatttatgttttagaaaaatatgctttcaagataaaaaatatactatgcTTTTCAAATGATAATTATGAAAGccttttcattgaaattattaataaaaaataccgaAACATTTTAGTTGGATGTGTTTATCGTCCACCaagtggaaaaataaaaaatttcgaaacttttattaaaaatacgattatgaaaataaataa
This window contains:
- the LOC136086983 gene encoding uncharacterized protein LOC136086983, whose translation is MQGKISSDNIELKLKSVDIEDRNRRNNLRIDGVVENNEEKNWEITKKKVKQLFKDNLGIEKDIIIDRAHRVGVANDKRERTIVLKLRDYEDKKTILERATKLKGTNIFLNEDFSFTTRKIRKELFDQAKIHRQNGYFAKVVYNKLIVHEFRENTRNTDVIPTCVNE